The Oncorhynchus tshawytscha isolate Ot180627B unplaced genomic scaffold, Otsh_v2.0 Un_contig_5806_pilon_pilon, whole genome shotgun sequence genome has a window encoding:
- the atf7ip2 gene encoding activating transcription factor 7-interacting protein 1 isoform X2: MLTELLYKKETPSFRRVKNIENLKNLLLHFLKKNKIETRMRKRTREHEAGSPDSDQPTKMFSKCEVQGLLQQEVHSAMKQSESKMESLLERVQLLECEPKYDLVIRRLEAHIKKVKRRGDAAISYVRMLRAPGVKRNQRRLGSGLVDLTETETERGLSTVDISRSDSDEDDSAEKQRKRKVVDGFWQKMMSNKKAPDRKREKERNGKKHNIPLPPTTPPLPPTTPRSPLPPVLSPQVLKVEASVVPVTRPPATSPVKTECTVKMENTVKTEESPCPLVALRVPPSQSELLSHLPPLPPTPFPSSLPLEAASYSIPQKPLVHLARIRNPAPCLVIHWRVTEEDAAAPDMDSYSIYIAQESHSSSVSPSWRNVGVVKALALPMAVTVTKYQSGTTYVIVVGKDRYGRYGPYSDVQTVLLA; encoded by the exons ATGCTAACGGAGCTACTTTACAAGAAGGAAACCCCTTCCTTTCGCAGAGTAAAAAACATTGAAAACCTTAAAAATCTTCTGCTTCATTTTTTAAAAAAGAACAAGATCGAAACCAG gatgaggaagaggaccaGAGAGCATGAAGCTGGGTCACCTGACTCTGACCAGCCAACCAAGATGTTCTCCAAGTGTGAG GTCCAGGGTCTGCTCCAGCAGGAAGTGCATAGTGCCATGAAACAGTCTGAATCCAAGATGGAGTCGCTACTAGAGAGAGTTCAGCTACTGGAATGTGAACCTAAATACGACCTGGTCATACGCAGactggag GCTCACATTAAGAAGgtgaagaggaggggggatgctGCCATCTCTTATGTCAGGATGCTACGAGCTCCTGGAGTTAAACGCAatcag AGGAGGCTGGGTTCTGGTCTTGTGGAcctgactgagactgagactgagagaggacTGAGCACTGTGGACATCagcag GTCAGATTCTGATGAGGACGACTCAGCtgagaagcagaggaagaggaaggttgTCGATGGTTTCTGGCAGAAAATG ATGTCCAATAAAAAAgccccagacaggaagagagaaaaagagaggaatgGAAAGAAACACAACATCCCTCTTCCTCCgaccactcctcctcttcctccgaccactcctcgttctcctcttcctcccgttctctctcctcaaGTACTG AAGGTCGAGGCGTCTGTCGTCCCGGTGACCAGACCGCCAGCCACGTCGCCAGTTAAAACGGAGTGCACGGTGAAGATGGAAAACACCGTTAAGACCGAGGAGTCCCCGTGTCCTCTAGTCGCTCTTCGTGTTCCTCCGTCTCAGAGTGAGCTGCtgtcccatctccctcctctccccccgacccctttcccttcctccctccccctcgagGCGGCCTCCTACTCCATCCCCCAGAAGCCCCTTGTACACCTGGCCCGTATCCGAAACCCTGCCCCGTGTCTGGTCATCCACTGGAGGGTCACTGAGGAAGACGCCGCGGCGCCCGACATGGACAgttacag tatCTACATCGCTCAGGAGAGTCATAGCAGCAGCGTCTCCCCGTCCTGGAGGAATGTGGGTGTGGTCAAGGCCCTGGCCCTGCCCATGGCTGTCACGGTAACCAAGTACCAATCGGGTACCACCTACGTCATCGTGGTGGGCAAGGACCGGTATGGTCGCTACGGACCGTACAGCGACGTACAGACTGTCCTCCTGGCATAG
- the atf7ip2 gene encoding activating transcription factor 7-interacting protein 1 isoform X1 — protein sequence MLTELLYKKETPSFRRVKNIENLKNLLLHFLKKNKIETRVALLFVAVGLWSSGSMSSGEINHASPSGSLTDKSGMRKRTREHEAGSPDSDQPTKMFSKCEVQGLLQQEVHSAMKQSESKMESLLERVQLLECEPKYDLVIRRLEAHIKKVKRRGDAAISYVRMLRAPGVKRNQRRLGSGLVDLTETETERGLSTVDISRSDSDEDDSAEKQRKRKVVDGFWQKMMSNKKAPDRKREKERNGKKHNIPLPPTTPPLPPTTPRSPLPPVLSPQVLKVEASVVPVTRPPATSPVKTECTVKMENTVKTEESPCPLVALRVPPSQSELLSHLPPLPPTPFPSSLPLEAASYSIPQKPLVHLARIRNPAPCLVIHWRVTEEDAAAPDMDSYSIYIAQESHSSSVSPSWRNVGVVKALALPMAVTVTKYQSGTTYVIVVGKDRYGRYGPYSDVQTVLLA from the exons ATGCTAACGGAGCTACTTTACAAGAAGGAAACCCCTTCCTTTCGCAGAGTAAAAAACATTGAAAACCTTAAAAATCTTCTGCTTCATTTTTTAAAAAAGAACAAGATCGAAACCAG AGTTGCCTTATTGTTCGTCgccgttggactctggagcagtggaagcaTGTCCTCCGGAGAAATAAATCACGCTtctccatctggcagtctgacagacaaatctgg gatgaggaagaggaccaGAGAGCATGAAGCTGGGTCACCTGACTCTGACCAGCCAACCAAGATGTTCTCCAAGTGTGAG GTCCAGGGTCTGCTCCAGCAGGAAGTGCATAGTGCCATGAAACAGTCTGAATCCAAGATGGAGTCGCTACTAGAGAGAGTTCAGCTACTGGAATGTGAACCTAAATACGACCTGGTCATACGCAGactggag GCTCACATTAAGAAGgtgaagaggaggggggatgctGCCATCTCTTATGTCAGGATGCTACGAGCTCCTGGAGTTAAACGCAatcag AGGAGGCTGGGTTCTGGTCTTGTGGAcctgactgagactgagactgagagaggacTGAGCACTGTGGACATCagcag GTCAGATTCTGATGAGGACGACTCAGCtgagaagcagaggaagaggaaggttgTCGATGGTTTCTGGCAGAAAATG ATGTCCAATAAAAAAgccccagacaggaagagagaaaaagagaggaatgGAAAGAAACACAACATCCCTCTTCCTCCgaccactcctcctcttcctccgaccactcctcgttctcctcttcctcccgttctctctcctcaaGTACTG AAGGTCGAGGCGTCTGTCGTCCCGGTGACCAGACCGCCAGCCACGTCGCCAGTTAAAACGGAGTGCACGGTGAAGATGGAAAACACCGTTAAGACCGAGGAGTCCCCGTGTCCTCTAGTCGCTCTTCGTGTTCCTCCGTCTCAGAGTGAGCTGCtgtcccatctccctcctctccccccgacccctttcccttcctccctccccctcgagGCGGCCTCCTACTCCATCCCCCAGAAGCCCCTTGTACACCTGGCCCGTATCCGAAACCCTGCCCCGTGTCTGGTCATCCACTGGAGGGTCACTGAGGAAGACGCCGCGGCGCCCGACATGGACAgttacag tatCTACATCGCTCAGGAGAGTCATAGCAGCAGCGTCTCCCCGTCCTGGAGGAATGTGGGTGTGGTCAAGGCCCTGGCCCTGCCCATGGCTGTCACGGTAACCAAGTACCAATCGGGTACCACCTACGTCATCGTGGTGGGCAAGGACCGGTATGGTCGCTACGGACCGTACAGCGACGTACAGACTGTCCTCCTGGCATAG